The Oceaniferula marina region ATTCAAAGCCATGTCGTTTGGGCCCATAGATAGGTTTGCTGAAATCAATTTGCGACAGTGAAGGGACACTTGAGGGCAGTGTAGGGTTGAAAGCAGATGTTGTGGCGCTTCGAAAATCAAAGCGAACTCCCCATTTGCCCACCATCGCCGTATCATATCCATGTTTGAGTAAAAGAGATCCTAGCGTCATCCTCTGACTGTCAATCGTCGACTGACCAAGGGTGGCACCGTTTCCTGATGTGAGTCCAGATCGCCAGGCGTGTCGTCCCGTCAATAATCCGTAGCGACTGGGGCCGCAGATTGCCGCACAGGTATAGGCTTGAGAAAAAATACGTCCCTGAGTTGCCAATGAATCAATATGCGGGGTGCTGAGCTTTGAGTTGGGGTTGATACATTGGGGGTCGCCATATCCCATGTCGTCTACGTTGATCAGGAGAATGTTGGGCAAAGATGACTCCTGTGCATGCATAGCGGATATCGGTACGCATAGGATCGAGAGGATGAGGGTCGGTAGTTTGAGACTTCTTTGTGTCTGTTTGACTTGCTTATTCATCACTATGATGGCTGTTAGTTTGATGCTAACTTTGCTGATTTCCAAAAAAAACCTCCCTACAGCTAAATTCTACAGCCGCAGGGAGGATAGAGGGTTTATGTTTACTTGCGACGACGCAAGATCAGAGTAACTCCACCAAGGCCGAGAAGAGCTGCGGAAGATGGTTCTGGGACGGAGGCAATCGACACATTATCGATCAGGGTCTGTCCATTAGTAGCGTCTCCGACAGTGGTGAATACCAGCCACACATTGGTATTCGCTCCAGCAGAGTTAAAGGTGTCAAGCGTGACAGACTGGCTGGCAAGATAAACACTTTCACCTCCTCCCGTAGACATTATATCACCTGTGTTTGTCACCAATCCGCTTGCCTCACTTGCATCGAAAGTTACAGAGGCCAATTCAGTAACCCATCCGGCCGTACCTGCGGTTCCTGCAAACACGCTGACACGCACATCATTGATAAGGCTTTGAGAACTAGCAGCGCGAGCCGTCAAATCGAATGTTACTGTCATAGCAGTAAGGTCACCGATCAATCCAATATTCTGGCCCAGTTGCGCTGAATTGCCACTGGTTAACGTGCCTCCCTCAATAACAGCCCAAGTATCGAGCCCAGAGGAATTAGGAGTGTTACCGCGATAGCTGCCAAGTGCTGAAACTTTATTAGCTGAACCGTTGAGAACACCATCCCAACGGTTGATCGTGCCTTCACTGGATACTGTCATTTCGTCATCCAATATCCCATTATTATCGCCGTTAACAGATGTATCGTCAACAGTCACAGTGCCTCCGCTACCGGTGACATCTTCAAATCCACCATTTGCCAGCACTAAAGCGCCCTGTGAAATGCTGATTGATGATGCCATCACGATGGCTGGGAATAGTAACTCTTTTTTCATCGTCTTATTTTTCATGATCATATCCTATTATTCGTTGTTGGTTGCGTTTTTTCTAATCCTATGCACATCCATTTTCTATTTGAGAGAGTTGGTGTGCATAAGCCGAAGAATTGATTTCTCAGACAG contains the following coding sequences:
- a CDS encoding PEP-CTERM sorting domain-containing protein (PEP-CTERM proteins occur, often in large numbers, in the proteomes of bacteria that also encode an exosortase, a predicted intramembrane cysteine proteinase. The presence of a PEP-CTERM domain at a protein's C-terminus predicts cleavage within the sorting domain, followed by covalent anchoring to some some component of the (usually Gram-negative) cell surface. Many PEP-CTERM proteins exhibit an unusual sequence composition that includes large numbers of potential glycosylation sites. Expression of one such protein has been shown restore the ability of a bacterium to form floc, a type of biofilm.) → MKNKTMKKELLFPAIVMASSISISQGALVLANGGFEDVTGSGGTVTVDDTSVNGDNNGILDDEMTVSSEGTINRWDGVLNGSANKVSALGSYRGNTPNSSGLDTWAVIEGGTLTSGNSAQLGQNIGLIGDLTAMTVTFDLTARAASSQSLINDVRVSVFAGTAGTAGWVTELASVTFDASEASGLVTNTGDIMSTGGGESVYLASQSVTLDTFNSAGANTNVWLVFTTVGDATNGQTLIDNVSIASVPEPSSAALLGLGGVTLILRRRK